A window of Elusimicrobiota bacterium genomic DNA:
GGTTTTGCGTGATTACCATCCGCAGTCTTTTTCCTTTCATACCATCACCTCGATGGTAAATGTCTAAAGAATTACCCACTATTTCACCCGAACGGGCTATTCGTGCGTTTGAACGGCTGGGCTACAAAGTGGTCCGCCAGCGTGGCAGTCACGCCCGTTTAATTCATCCAGACGGTAAAAACCGAAAGCCTCTGACAATTCCTCGCCATCACAAAGACTTGGGTCGCGGTCTTCTGCGTAAGTTGTGCCGAGACGCAGGCGTAATGCCGCAGCAACTGGCAGATTTGCTTTAAGCTAAATCCTTCTTGAATTTTTTTCGAATCTGGGCTTAACTATTATTACAGCCTTGACGAATCTGCCTTAAACCCTTATCCACCTCCAATCCAGCCAACCAACGTTCAAGCTGAGCGGCTCACGCCATGAACCCGCGCCTTTCGCAGCATGAGCAGCTCATCGGGCTCAACTTCGGCTAAGACTCGCTTCTCGGTTCTTCCGGCATCTTGTCATCCTTCGAACCGTATGCCTAGATGCAAAATCCTTTCAATGGCTTTGGATATTCTCAGACATTCATCCTTATTGGTGTGCCAATAGACCGTTAAAGGAATCCACTCATCGTTTCTCAGAACGGCAACGCGCCGAAAGTGGTCGGTTGGTTTGACTCCCGGCAGTTCCTGTATGCGAACAGAAGAAATATCCGTCAAGGCGCATTTAAATAATTTTGTGCTAAACAGGCCTCGCCGAATCAAAGAGAAGCAATCCAATTCCCTGTCCAAAATGATCTCCGTCTTTTGAGCAATATTCAGCATCATCCAGGTCAGGAAGAAACCGCCGCCCGTAATCATAAAACGCTTCGGCCCGACGAACTGCTCAAGGTTCATAACTATGACGACAATCATGGTAGCCAAGAATAATATGCAGCACGCTACCGTAAAGGTTGGGAAATCACTAAGAACAAGCCTGGAACTACTTTGATCAATAATCTTCATATAGAGGGCCTAACGGGGACTGCCCAGCGGCGGCTACTGAAACCCCTTGCTGGCCGCCAGAGCTCAAGTTGATGTTAGGCGTCATCATCCCATGTCTTCGGACTTCCGGGCAACCGATCAGCCACATAATAAACTGCCCGAAGGCTATCAAGGCTCCTGCGACTGTCCCGGAGATGGCCAATTTTTACTTCACGTACGCCCAATATAGGGAAGGATTCTCCTCCCGACGGACACTAAGGTTCGGCAGCGGCCTCCTCTGTGAAACGTTCGCTTCGCCGGTGTAGATTTCAATGCCCGCGATTAGAGCAAACGGAGAAAAAAACAAAAAGCCCGCCATTATGCAGAATTGTCTCACCGACGCTGGGCTGACATTTTTCAGCATAGGATCCTTTGTGTCCGGTACGCCTAACGACCGAGCTCAGCCGCCGCGCTGCCTGCGGTCGGTTGTAGCGACTTGTTAGCCACACCTTAGTACCAGTACCACGGAAGCCGCAAGTAGGGATGAGAAGAACTTAAGCTTATTATCTCCGTAATCACGGCGGATTCCCGCATTCGTGGGCGTGTTCATGATGTGCGGATGCTGTGCATTGAACCAGCCACGAAAAATAATAAAGTGAGGGACTTCCTCTCCTGTTAGTATCTGGTACGTCTCGCATGAATCTAGTGCTCTGACCGCATAGAATCCATAAAATTATATTTGAATTTCTTCCTCGCATCCTTGACCGTAAATCTCCAGTCAATCTTGAGTCGCCGACGGTTCGCTTGACGATTCCAGGCGGAGGCCTGAGACCGCAAGGATTGAATGTCTCCAATACGATCCTTGCCGAGACACTGACGGGAAAACACCCCAATCTCAATCTCCGCCTGGTCAAGCCAGCTTCCATGTTTTGGAGTGTAGTGGATTGTAAACCGGTTCCAGATGCTTGCGCCCCGCTTCTTCCCGTAGAAGTCCGTCAAGGATTTCCCGCAGTGGGTATTGAGATTGTCCACGACCAGGTGGATTGTCCTGGCTTTAGGATAGGCCTTTGCGATCCTGGAGATTATTTTGGCGAACTGGGGTCCCTTTCGATTCTTGGTCACCTTCGTGATATGACGCCCCGCCTTGGGTTCTACGGCGCAGAACACGTTGGCGGTTCCACTTCGGACATATTCGCTGTCGCGTTTGAAAATAGTCCCGGGCTTGTCCGCCGGCAGAGAGGGCCGGGCGTCTTGGAGTAATTGCACCGGCTTTTCATCCAAGCAGACAACTGGCTCTTTCTTGTCCAAGGGTTTTTCGTAAAGGTCCAGGACATCCTCCATCTTTTCAACGTATTCCGTCGTCAATTCAGGAATGCACCACATTTTTTTCCCGCCAGGGTTTGAGGTGGTGGCTTTTTAGGAGAACCCGGACGGTTTCCCGTCCCACCCTGGGTACCAACTTGCGTTTGCGAACCTCTTCGACGATTAAGCGCACGCTCCAACGAGCGAATCCTGCCGGCGGCGCGCTGCAGACCATGGCAACGATTTTTTGCCGCTGTTTGTCGTTGAGCGCGGGGGCCTTTCCAGGACGAGGCGCATCCCGTAAAGCACGATTAAAGCCGCCCTGCTCATACCGCCATGCGGTCTCATAGGCAGTGGCAATCGCGGCGCCAGCCGCCTCGGCAGCGGCCTGCCCTGATTTCCCCGCATCCAATAACTGTAAAATTCGCGCCCTTTTTACAACCCTGACGGATTCTCTGCCTTTGCTCATAAGCTCCTTGAGTCTTTTCCTATCCTTCGGCAGCAATTTTAGCTTCAACTTCCCATTTCTCTTCTTTCTCCCCTTCCCTGATTTGTACGCCATACGCTAAGGATAACCAATATGGCGCGCTGGGTAATAATAATTTTCTGTATTTCATGCGGTCAGAGCACTAGAAGGAAGTAATCATTAATATCTGGGTAGAAAGTAAAAATACCTTTTGGGTCCCTGTCGGCATGTTTAAAGAAATTTCTTGCTTCTTTCAGCCACCCTCTAAATTCCTCTTTGTACTGCTCGTTAATCAACGAATCGCTCATTATTGTTGGTGAATTCCCTGCCTCCTTGTTGAGCGTTACCAGGACTTCGTGCGATGCACATGTGAGAGTATGAATTGACACCGGATCAGCATCGTTAAAATAGAGCGTAACGGCAGTTTCAAGTTGCCGTTTTGCTACATCTAGCTTGGTAAGCGCCATCTCTTTATTCATAGTGTGGCTAACGCCGAGGATGAGTGGCGGCGGCTATCAAGATATCCCTCACCGAGCCGCCGACCGCTCTATCCATTGGTTAGGGGTCCCTTGGCTTTTGGCCTGACGCCCAGAGCCAAACTTTAAACGTTTCCGGATCGTCCGAAGGAGAAATCGCCAAATCCTTGCGGATCTCAAAAAAGAATTTGGACATCAGCGCATCATGACGTTCAAGAGATTTGTCCTTATTTGAGATTTTAATTTCCTGCTGAAATCCGTGAAGCGCATCCATCACTTGTTGAGGTGCTACCAGCATCATCTTATTGCACGCGCGCGAAAAATTCCTGTGGCCCTCAGGAGTGGCTTCCCCTGAAATTACGCCGCTTAAGCTGGCTACAAAATCCTTGTAGTGCTCCAGCTTTTCCTTTCGCCAGTCGGCCTCGCGCTCCCGTTGCTTGGTGAACCAATAGCTCAGCCCTGCGACGGTGATACCGCCGAACATTGCGATTAATGCCGTTGCCACTTGTGCTGACATGTTTCCTCTTGGGGACCCCTAACGCTGCCGCTCAGCAGCCGCGGCCATAGGAACTCCTTCGAAGCCGCGGTCTGCTGAAGGGTTAGGGGCTCCACTTTTCTGCTGTTTCGATCGACGAGTCCGGCCACTCCAGTTCCTCCAACAAGCTAATGCCTCCCGAATCAAAAAATTTCGCGTAATCTCTACGAGGTTTTGGCACACCATTCCTTAACGTAGCCGGCTGGCACCGCCATCCTCTTCCCGTCGGTTTGATCTGATTTCTAGGCATATATGCAACGCAAACTGGCTCGGAAGGGTTTTGAGACGAAAAGTACGGGATTGCGAGGACCATCTCATCATGTAGCTCGCTCAGCTCCTCAGTATAACCATACGCATCCTTATCGGCAGTTCCCGATCTTGGGTATTTGCCCTTCACTTGAACTGGGCGGATAATTGGAACGCCAATTGGGTACTTCGTGATGATGAAATCAAAGCCCTGGTCGCGATGCGGAAAGTAGATGTTCCACCCCGCATCCGCCAAACGGCCAGCCACGTAAAGCTCAGCAAAATAGTCACTAACACGGACAAACTTGCCCTGAGCTTCTGAGCTCCCCGGTTCTCTGTTTCTCATCGGGCGGCCTATCCTCCCCAAACAACAATTTTTCAATATACAAGATTCAGGGAACTCCCCTCAACGCGCTGGCCGAAGGAAAACAAGATGATCTTCAGGCCTTCGCCCAATGGTTAAACGATGATCAGCATTGCCGGCCATGGCAAGTCAGCCAGGCTCTTGACGCGGTCAATTTTTTTAATCGGACATCCGGAAAGCCGGGGCCGGCCATCGCCCGTGACAACGTGCTTGAAAAAGCGCAAGATTATTTCAAGCTAAAGCATTTTTCGAGCCGCACCTCCGATCTGCCTTAAGGACCCTTAACAACTCTCAAGTCCAAAATTTGAAGCAGGATAGGTAAGGTCAGAAGTATCAAATGTAAAATATCAGGGATGTCCATGGGCAACAAAAAAAATGCAACCCTGCTCTGCCTGGGAACAATTTTGTTTTTGGCGGCGATGGCGTCGGCGGCGGGCAAAAAAGCGAATCCGGTTGAGAAACGAATGGCCGCTGCTTGGCAAAACGGCAAAACCTTTCAAATTGAAATCGAGGCGAAATACAAGGACTTGGAAGGTTCCGTTAATTTCGCCGCGACGGAAGGGACGTCCGCGAGCCATCTCTCCGGCGGCGAAAAACAACTGGTTTCCGGCAACGATAAAAAGGCTGGTTATAAAAAATGGGGATTCCTCGCCAATGTTTTGCCTGTCGCCAACCCCAAAAACGATCAAGAGATGCTCTTGCAACTGCAACTGGAGCTCTCCGGCCCCTGTAAATCATCCGGTGTTGTCAATATAGAGACCTGGCAACTGCAAACGACGGTTAAGTTGATTCTGGGACGCAAAACAGTGATCGCGCAAACGCCGGCGCTTGTTGAAGTCACTGTCAGAGAACTCAAAGAATGAGCCAAATTTTCTATGATGATTTCGTCATGGAAAAAACCACCGGGACTTGGACCGTCAAATCAGGTTTGGCCCAAATGTTCAAAGGCGGCGTCATCATGGACGTCACCACCGCGGACCAAGCCAAAATCGCCGAGGAAGCCGGCGCTTGCGCGGTCATGGCCTTGGAGCGCGTGCCCGCGGATATCCGCAGGGAAGGCGGCGTCGCGCGCATGGCCGATCCTGAAAAAATTCTGAAAATCATGGAGGCCGTGTCCATCCCGGTGATGGCCAAATGCCGCATCGGCCATTTCGTCGAAGCCCAGGCCCTCCAATCCATGGGCGTTGATTTTATCGATGAGTCCGAAGTGTTGACCCCGGCCGACGAAGAACACCATATCGACAAGCAGCCGTTTAACGTCCCTTTTGTCTGCGGCTGCCGCAATCTCGGAGAAGCCCTGCGCCGCATCGCGGAAGGCGCGGCCATGATCCGCACCAAGGGCGAAGCCGGAACTGGCGATGTCGTCGAAGCCGTGCGCCATGCGCGCGCGCTCAAACGTGAAATTCTTGCGCTCAAGGATCTCAGCGGCAAAGAGCTTAAGCGGGCGGCTAAAGACATGCGCGTTCCCCCGGCCTTGGTCAAAGAAGTGGCGGCCAACGGCAAATTACCGGTGGTCAATTTTGCGGCCGGCGGCATTGCGACGCCTGCGGACGCGGCGTTGATGATGCAATTGGGCATGGAAGGGGTTTTTGTGGGCAGCGGCATCTTCAAGTCCGGTGATCCCGCCAAACGAGCCCAGGCCATTGTCCGGGCGACCACGCATTATCATGACCCGGCCGTTATCGTCGAGGTTTCCAAGGGCCTCGGCGAACCCATGTCCGGCATCGCGGCTAGAACCATCCCCGAAACACAACAACTCGCCGCCCGCGGCCTCTAAGTTCGTGGTTAAAATCGGCATTCTCGCCCTGCAAGGGGATTTTCATGAACATGCCTTGATGCTGAGCTCGCTCAACGCCCAAGCCCGCGAAGTGCGTCGAGAACAAGATTTGCAAGATTTAAACGGCCTGATTATCCCCGGCGGCGAAAGCACGACCATCGGCCGCTTGGCCCGGGATTACGGTCTTCTGGAACCCCTGCGCCGTTTTGCCGGTTCGGGCCGCCCGGTCTGGGGCACCTGCGCCGGGATGATTTTTTTGGCTAAAAACATCGGCCCGGAACCTGCGCACCTGGCCTTGATGGATATCGAAGTCAGACGAAACGCTTTCGGCCGCCAAACGGAAAGCTTCGAAGCCGACCTTGAATCTCCTTTCGGGGCATTCCGCGCCGTTTTCATACGCGCCCCTTTAATCGAACGCGCCGGCCCGGACGTCGAGGTCTTAGCCAGGCTCCCGAAAGGCGCCATCGTCGCCGCCCGTCAAAAAAACCTCCTGGCCACCAGTTTTCATCCGGAATTGACCGCAGATACCCGCTGGCACCGCTTTTTTTTAACCTTCCTGGCAAACGCGAATTAACCCTGGCTAACAGGGACTTTCCCGCCTAGCCTATAGTAGGGATTATTCGTGTATTACTCTTCTAAAACCGGTTTAACCGCAGTTTTATTGCCGTTGGCCTGGGCTCTGGCTGCGATCTTAAGCCTTTTGATATTGGATTTCGCCTTTAAAAACATCCAGGTGTATCAGCGCGTCTTCTTCATCGCCAAAATCTTAAGCATGGGTTTGCCCTTGGCCGCGATTCTTGGTTTGGGCCTAGGCGCCCTTTGCGCCTTTTGGAAAAAAGAAACCAGCATCGCTCCCTACGCGGGAATGGCCCTCTCCGTCATTATCTTGATGAGTTGGGCTTTCGCCAGAAGCAGCTTGACGCGCGCCATGACCGCTCGGGAGGCCCAAATCGAGGCCCGTAAAATAGCGTACCTGTCAAGATTCCACCTAAAAAACGAAACTGAGGACAGCAAACGCCTTTTGCGCGAAAAACTTGATGAATTTTTCCGGTCGTTCAACGCCAAGGAATCAAGCCAAATGGACGCCTGCGTGGTCGCG
This region includes:
- the pdxS gene encoding pyridoxal 5'-phosphate synthase lyase subunit PdxS, with the protein product MEKTTGTWTVKSGLAQMFKGGVIMDVTTADQAKIAEEAGACAVMALERVPADIRREGGVARMADPEKILKIMEAVSIPVMAKCRIGHFVEAQALQSMGVDFIDESEVLTPADEEHHIDKQPFNVPFVCGCRNLGEALRRIAEGAAMIRTKGEAGTGDVVEAVRHARALKREILALKDLSGKELKRAAKDMRVPPALVKEVAANGKLPVVNFAAGGIATPADAALMMQLGMEGVFVGSGIFKSGDPAKRAQAIVRATTHYHDPAVIVEVSKGLGEPMSGIAARTIPETQQLAARGL
- the pdxT gene encoding pyridoxal 5'-phosphate synthase glutaminase subunit PdxT — protein: MVKIGILALQGDFHEHALMLSSLNAQAREVRREQDLQDLNGLIIPGGESTTIGRLARDYGLLEPLRRFAGSGRPVWGTCAGMIFLAKNIGPEPAHLALMDIEVRRNAFGRQTESFEADLESPFGAFRAVFIRAPLIERAGPDVEVLARLPKGAIVAARQKNLLATSFHPELTADTRWHRFFLTFLANAN
- a CDS encoding IS630 family transposase encodes the protein MWCIPELTTEYVEKMEDVLDLYEKPLDKKEPVVCLDEKPVQLLQDARPSLPADKPGTIFKRDSEYVRSGTANVFCAVEPKAGRHITKVTKNRKGPQFAKIISRIAKAYPKARTIHLVVDNLNTHCGKSLTDFYGKKRGASIWNRFTIHYTPKHGSWLDQAEIEIGVFSRQCLGKDRIGDIQSLRSQASAWNRQANRRRLKIDWRFTVKDARKKFKYNFMDSMRSEH
- a CDS encoding helix-turn-helix domain-containing protein — encoded protein: MAYKSGKGRKKRNGKLKLKLLPKDRKRLKELMSKGRESVRVVKRARILQLLDAGKSGQAAAEAAGAAIATAYETAWRYEQGGFNRALRDAPRPGKAPALNDKQRQKIVAMVCSAPPAGFARWSVRLIVEEVRKRKLVPRVGRETVRVLLKSHHLKPWREKNVVHS
- a CDS encoding type II toxin-antitoxin system HicA family toxin — translated: MSKELPTISPERAIRAFERLGYKVVRQRGSHARLIHPDGKNRKPLTIPRHHKDLGRGLLRKLCRDAGVMPQQLADLL